The following are encoded in a window of Hemiscyllium ocellatum isolate sHemOce1 chromosome 46, sHemOce1.pat.X.cur, whole genome shotgun sequence genomic DNA:
- the slc3a2b gene encoding solute carrier family 3 member 2b gives MSSEAGMKDAELGLKEVELNEVDQEKLPMTAGLAGDTNGALKGEKGEASPGSGLGPATPTKFTGLSKDELLAVASSPAWVRSRWLLLTLFWLAWLAMLAGAVVIIVQAPRCRPLPPSPWWQRGGLYRIHSPAFQDSDGDGEGDLAGVSQRMEEVAALKVKGIIIGPIHQNVADMVNETRLNKIDSTFGTLEQMEKLLEVARRKGLKVILDLTPNYKGKQKWFGINFNRTDGGQDVLKEKEAFQFWLKMGVDGLSVSGIEEVLTSAPHRVIEWQNLTKNFSGDDDPRIFIAGTAISENEEILQLLNRSDTDLFFSYYLRQIFLTSKPPVAKSVQQSVEKYIENCGKSWPSWALSGYEMGHMASSIQQHLHGLVHMMLFTLPGTPFIYYGDEIGLEDNQVNKGNAPWMLWNNSANGGFTSKQSFREAPLLNQTVQGQKSPPSLLSLFKKLSLLKIKERSLQFGEFQSVHSKGNVYGYTRVWDQSDRFLVLVNLDTQSTVVTLEDSSLPAKASIELSSNTERSEGEISLTDIHLNAGEGLLLNFPYVA, from the exons ATGAGCTCTGAGGCCGGGATGAAGGACGCTGAGCTGGGCCTTAAGGAGGTCGAGCTGAACGAAGTAGACCAGGAGAAGCTGCCGATGACAGCGGGTCTGGCTGGGGACACGAACGGGGCTCTGAAAGGGGAGAAGGGGGAAGCGAGTCCCGGCTCGGGCCTTGGGCCTGCGACTCCCACTAAGTTCACGGGCCTGAGTAAAGATGAGCTGCTGGCGGTGGCGAGCAGCCCGGCCTGGGTCCGGAGCCGCTGGCTGCTCCTAACCCTCTTCTGGCTGGCCTGGCTCGCCATGTTGGCCGGGGCGGTGGTTATCATCGTCCAGGCCCCGCGCTGCCGCCCGCTCCCCCCCTCCCCGTGGTGGCAGCGCGGCGGCCTCTACCGCATCCACAGCCCGGCCTTTCAGGACTCGGATGGAGACGGCGAGGGAGACCTGGCAG GAGTGAGTCAGAGAATGGAGGAGGTTGCTGCCCTCAAGGTTAAAGGCATCATCATTGGCCCAATCCACCAGAATGTTGCAGACATGGTCAACGAGACGAGGCTGAACAAGATTGACAGCACATTTGGCACCTTGGAGCAGATGGAGAAGCTGCTGGAGGTGGCCAGGAGGAAAG GTCTCAAGGTGATTCTTGATCTCACTCCCAATTACAAAGGAAAGCAGAAGTGGTTTGGGATTAACTTCAACAGGACTGATGGTGGCCAAGATGTGTTAAAG GAGAAGGAGGCATTTCAGTTTTGGCTGAAAATGGGTGTGGATGGACTGAGTGTGTCAGGGATCGAGGAAGTTCTAACTTCG GCTCCCCACAGAGTGATTGAGTGGCAGAACCTCACCAAGAATTTCTCTGGGGATGATGACCCAAG GATTTTCATTGCTGGCACAGCCATTTCTGAAAATGAGGAGATTCTGCAGCTGTTGAATCGATCAGATACTGACCTTTTCTTCAGTTACTATCTCCGACAAATCTTTTTGACTTCGAAGCCTCCAGTTGCAAAGAGCGTTCAGCAAAGTGTGGAGAAGTACATCGAGAACTGCGGCAAGTCCTGGCCAAGCTGGGCG CTTTCAGGTTATGAAATGGGTCACATGGCATCGTCGATACAGCAACACCTTCATGGACTGGTCCACATGATGCTCTTCACGCTCCCCGGGACTCCTTTTATTTATTATGGAGATGAGATCGGCTTGGAAGACAACCAG GTAAACAAGGGAAATGCCCCATGGATGCTGTGGAATAATTCAGCAAATGGAGGCTTCACGTCCAAACAGAGTTTTCGTGAAGCCCCACTGTTAAATCAAACAGTCCAG GGTCAGAAATCCCCTccatctctcctgtctctgtttaAGAAGCTGAGCTTGCTGAAAATCAAGGAGCGATCATTGCAATTTGGCGAGTTCCAGTCTGTCCACAGCAAAGGAAATGTCTATGGATACACTCGGGTCTGGGACCAAAGTGACCGGTTCCTTGTCTTGGTCAACCTCGACACCCAGTCTACAGTGGTGACGCTGGAGGATAGCTCCCTCCCAGCCAAAGCTTCCATTGAGCTGAGCTCAAACACTGAGAGGTCAGAGGGAGAAATCAGTTTGACTGATATTCATCTGAATGCAGGCGAGGGTCTGCTGTTGAACTTCCCTTATGTTGCGTGA